Proteins from one Pyrobaculum neutrophilum V24Sta genomic window:
- a CDS encoding glycosyltransferase, whose amino-acid sequence MLVLAAALAAVHFGAPALYLLYLRAAPKKPLQTAAIYPKVAVVVPTYNEARNIEAKLEDVYSQSYPRDRMSIYVVDSASTDGTAEAAERWAAGRRDVRVVVLREPKRRGKAHALNTALAHLADEEVVVITDADSRWLDRDTLRRAVAYLAAADAVSCLKRPAGGGPTEEAYRTWYNRLRLAESLVHSTPVFHGELAAFRREAIAGGFPEDVGADDSYAAIRIAAAGGRAVTPPDVWCIEAVPQRGYPTWRLRRAQHLIQAFARALPNVAKAPPPYRVILAAEAYLHLFNPWLLPAAAALAAASGPPGLALLAAGAAALLYKPYRAWAAGQIYLMAAALRNIWNKELIWQKQEKPPP is encoded by the coding sequence GTGCTTGTGCTTGCGGCTGCTCTGGCGGCTGTACACTTCGGCGCGCCGGCCCTCTACCTGCTATACCTACGCGCCGCCCCGAAGAAGCCCCTCCAGACGGCGGCTATATACCCCAAGGTGGCGGTGGTCGTGCCCACCTACAACGAGGCGCGGAACATAGAGGCTAAGCTCGAGGACGTATACAGCCAGAGCTACCCCAGAGATAGGATGTCTATATACGTCGTCGACTCGGCCTCCACCGACGGCACAGCCGAGGCGGCGGAGCGGTGGGCCGCCGGCAGGAGAGACGTCAGAGTCGTGGTGCTGAGGGAGCCCAAGAGGCGGGGGAAGGCCCACGCCTTAAACACGGCCCTTGCCCACCTCGCCGACGAGGAGGTGGTGGTGATCACCGACGCCGACTCCCGCTGGCTAGACCGAGACACGCTGAGGAGGGCCGTGGCCTACCTCGCCGCCGCCGACGCGGTCTCCTGCCTAAAAAGGCCGGCGGGGGGAGGCCCCACGGAGGAGGCCTACCGCACGTGGTACAACAGGCTGAGACTCGCCGAGAGCCTAGTCCACTCCACCCCGGTCTTCCACGGCGAACTCGCCGCCTTTAGACGGGAGGCCATCGCCGGGGGGTTCCCGGAAGACGTCGGCGCAGACGACAGCTACGCCGCCATTAGGATAGCCGCAGCGGGGGGACGCGCCGTCACGCCGCCGGACGTGTGGTGCATAGAGGCGGTGCCCCAGAGGGGCTACCCCACGTGGCGCCTAAGGCGGGCGCAACACCTGATACAAGCCTTCGCGCGGGCGCTTCCAAACGTCGCCAAGGCCCCGCCGCCCTACAGAGTAATCCTCGCCGCCGAGGCCTACCTACACCTGTTTAACCCATGGCTCCTCCCAGCCGCCGCCGCCCTAGCCGCCGCCTCCGGACCCCCCGGCCTGGCCCTCCTCGCCGCAGGCGCCGCCGCGTTGCTGTACAAGCCCTACAGAGCCTGGGCGGCGGGCCAGATATACCTAATGGCAGCCGCCCTGAGAAACATATGGAACAAGGAACTCATATGGCAAAAACAAGAAAAGCCGCCGCCGTAA
- a CDS encoding ammonium transporter — protein MQVDVAATVWTALGGILVFLMIPAVGFLEAGLVRRSNVINAMMKGLLAVMVFFPIWFVVFPYYYGGVLQDGFYPTSQDAGVPAYVYGFFMGAFGSVTLAILFSGAPERLKFGGWLAFAVFFSAVQWPLVTSWVWANGFLANLGNYFGLEGLGVRDFAGGTVVHAYAALAGAVATALLGPTALRAVRKNGGDSVVAYKEAVEYKKAELPYAIVGTTLLFFGWFGFNGGSTIVVSPQTGYAIANTAVAGSLGGLIAALLARLGEGVWSPVMAISGVLAGLVAITPLAGYVELWAALLVGALSGAVAFYGTKLVERYIPVDDPVGSLPVHGFNGVLGSALVPVLASPDVSGGLKGLIYGGPAGWVLVQWLGMAIALVFVVATTAAFFYALVKLGFRVKPEEELVGLDMVDHGVARV, from the coding sequence ATGCAGGTGGATGTGGCGGCTACGGTCTGGACGGCTCTGGGTGGAATACTTGTTTTTCTAATGATCCCCGCCGTGGGCTTCCTCGAGGCGGGGCTCGTCAGGAGGTCGAACGTAATTAACGCGATGATGAAGGGTCTTCTGGCGGTTATGGTGTTCTTCCCCATATGGTTCGTGGTGTTTCCCTACTACTACGGCGGCGTTTTACAAGACGGGTTCTACCCAACGTCGCAAGACGCGGGCGTCCCAGCCTACGTCTACGGCTTCTTCATGGGGGCGTTCGGGTCGGTGACTCTGGCTATACTCTTCTCCGGCGCTCCCGAGAGGCTTAAATTCGGCGGCTGGCTGGCGTTCGCAGTGTTTTTCTCCGCCGTGCAGTGGCCTCTCGTCACGTCCTGGGTCTGGGCCAACGGCTTTCTGGCGAACTTGGGCAACTACTTCGGCCTCGAGGGGCTGGGCGTTAGAGATTTCGCCGGGGGGACCGTGGTGCACGCCTACGCGGCTCTGGCGGGGGCCGTGGCCACCGCCCTCCTCGGGCCTACGGCGCTGAGGGCGGTTAGGAAAAACGGGGGAGACAGCGTGGTGGCTTATAAGGAGGCTGTTGAGTATAAAAAAGCCGAGCTTCCATATGCCATCGTGGGCACCACCCTTCTCTTCTTCGGGTGGTTCGGCTTCAACGGCGGGTCGACTATCGTGGTCAGCCCCCAGACCGGCTACGCGATAGCGAACACCGCCGTGGCTGGCTCGCTCGGTGGGCTCATCGCGGCGCTTCTGGCGAGGCTGGGGGAGGGCGTGTGGAGCCCGGTTATGGCCATCAGCGGCGTCTTGGCGGGGCTTGTGGCGATTACGCCTCTCGCCGGCTATGTGGAGCTGTGGGCGGCGCTTCTCGTCGGCGCGTTGTCGGGCGCGGTGGCCTTCTACGGGACTAAGCTGGTGGAGAGGTACATACCGGTGGACGACCCCGTCGGCAGTCTGCCGGTGCACGGCTTCAACGGCGTTTTGGGCAGCGCGCTTGTGCCTGTGCTGGCGTCGCCGGACGTGTCGGGCGGGCTCAAGGGGCTGATCTACGGCGGACCGGCGGGGTGGGTGCTTGTGCAGTGGCTTGGGATGGCCATCGCGCTTGTGTTCGTGGTGGCCACCACAGCGGCGTTCTTCTACGCCTTGGTCAAGCTGGGCTTTAGGGTGAAGCCGGAGGAGGAGCTGGTGGGGCTGGACATGGTTGACCACGGGGTGGCGAGGGTATGA
- a CDS encoding P-II family nitrogen regulator: protein MKLVRAVIREDKLVDVLDALVRAGYTGATVFRDVGGMGGESGVVKIRGRTYEALLPRAVVEVAVEDGEVEKVVKTIMEAARTGHVGDGRIFVLGVEGAWRIRSGEKLG from the coding sequence ATGAAGCTGGTTAGAGCGGTAATTAGGGAGGACAAGCTGGTGGATGTGCTAGATGCGCTTGTGAGGGCCGGATACACCGGCGCGACGGTGTTTAGAGATGTCGGCGGGATGGGCGGCGAAAGCGGCGTGGTGAAGATCAGGGGGAGGACCTACGAGGCGCTTCTGCCTAGGGCGGTGGTGGAGGTGGCCGTGGAGGACGGGGAGGTGGAGAAGGTGGTGAAGACGATCATGGAGGCGGCGAGGACGGGACACGTTGGCGACGGCAGAATCTTCGTGCTGGGGGTGGAGGGGGCATGGCGGATAAGAAGCGGGGAAAAGTTGGGCTGA